One genomic region from Cydia pomonella isolate Wapato2018A chromosome 4, ilCydPomo1, whole genome shotgun sequence encodes:
- the LOC133517540 gene encoding uncharacterized protein LOC133517540, translated as MTLKFAQAARRQENWPAPREVRQWREEAREVLFEKWSERLEIPGASRDLVAAIRPVLKEWVERKHGAPSFHLTQLLTGHGCFGWYLCERVGREPTTACHHCGGGAVDTAKHTREECPAWAEPRAVLSTAIGGDLSLPALIRRMVDSEEAWAAVTSFSVTVMTQKEAAERMREDDASSLPQRRRRPGRRRRAFAARMLPP; from the exons ATGACCTTGAAGTTCGCTCAg GCTGCTAGGAGGCAGGAAAACTGGCCCGCCCCTCGAGAAGTTCGCCAGTGGCGGGAAGAGGCGCGAGAAGTGCTCTTCGAAAAGTGGTCGGAGCGTTTAGAGATCCCGGGAGCTAGCCGGGACCTGGTGGCTGCTATTCGGCCCGTTCTGAAGGAATGGGTCGAACGCAAACATGGCGCACCCTCCTTCCATCTCACACAGCTCCTGACGGGGCACGGCTGCTTCGGCTGGTACTTGTGTGAGAGGGTGGGAAGAGAGCCGACAACGGCGTGTCACCACTGTGGAGGAGGAGCCGTGGATACGGCCAAGCACACGCGCGAAGAGTGCCCTGCGTGGGCGGAGCCTCGCGCTGTCCTGTCCACGGCTATAGGAGGCGACCTCTCACTGCCGGCGCTAATCCGCCGCATGGTGGACAGTGAGGAGGCATGGGCGGCAGTGACCTCCTTCAGTGTCACCGTCATGACGCAGAAAGAGGCGGCAGAGCGAATGCGCGAGGATGATGCGAGCTCGCTCCCTCAGCGCCGCAGGAGGCCGGGCAGGCGGCGAAGAGCCTTTGCGGCCCGAATGCTGCCACCCTAA